Below is a window of Pseudomonadota bacterium DNA.
GCGCGCCGATTGGTGACGACCTCGAGGGCGTGGGCGCGAGCGGCGGTACGGCAGAGGGACCGGCACGGGTGCTGCGCTCAGCCTCGGAGATCCCTTCGTTTCGCCCGGGCGAGATTCTGGTGACGATGCACGCAGATGTGGGATGGTCGCCGACCTTCCTCTTGGCAGGTGCGGTCGTGACGGAGGCGGGCGGGATGCTGTCGCATGCTTCGGTCATCGCTCGGGAGTATGGCGTACCAGCCGTAGTCAACGTGCCGCAGGCAACGCGCGTCATTCGCAGCGGAGATCGGCTCCGGGTCGACGGCAACAGCGGCCTGGTGCAAGTAGTGGCGCGCGCCGCCAACAGCATCCCCCCTGGTAACCCACGTGGGTGAGTCGTAGAGGCGAGACACGACTTCGGCAATCCTCGTGCTAGACTCTGGGCGCCATGAGCACAGGCGCCCCCGTCCGTCCGATGTGCTGTGCGGCGCGCGCGTCGGCTCGAGTTCGGAGACCCGGTTCATGAGCGATCGGGAGAGAATCTCGCAGCGCGAAGCAATAGACTACAGCAAATGGAGGAAGAGGGACCTGATCAAGGAGCTGCGCCGGCGTGACGGCGAGCGGCTTGCCCTTCGCGGTACGTTCGACTCGTTCAACCTTCTTGAAGTGATTCACAGCGCGCAAACCGACTTCGTTACGGTTGATTCTGAGAGAAATATATTCCATAGAATGCTA
It encodes the following:
- a CDS encoding PEP-utilizing enzyme, which gives rise to TLEELHALLRGQLNSVRQIVRRRRVQYERDAALPDPPATFVGYPTASRTRAPIGDDLEGVGASGGTAEGPARVLRSASEIPSFRPGEILVTMHADVGWSPTFLLAGAVVTEAGGMLSHASVIAREYGVPAVVNVPQATRVIRSGDRLRVDGNSGLVQVVARAANSIPPGNPRG